GGAAACCAAATCAAGCAAATCCTTAGCTGAAATCTATGAAGACAAATttaaaggaattgaagacaatgaaaaggaagaaaagttgacTAAAGAACATGAAGAAATACAGGAGCTCTTTAATAAGGTCAATTACAAATTAGACTCTTTgacttccttcaactttgtACCTAAACCCCATGAAAATAAGGTTATTGGGGTGACGATGACTACAGTTGATATGGAAGACGCTCAACCAGAATTTGTGAGTAACGAAGCTAGGTTGGCtccacaagaagttttccaaaaagatGGCAAGAACTCCGAAGAAATAGCATTGAAATCCGGATTGTCCTATTCCAGAGAAGAGTTATCTAGGGAAGAAAAACAGAGACTTAGAAGAGCTACCAAGAGAAAGAAATCCAAACAATATAAGGATTCTCAAGCCAAGAAGTCCAAAACCGATTCGGTTGTTGATACTTTGTCCAGCAACAAGAACCTTACGATTATTAATAAATCAGGTCAAAAGACAGATGTTAAGGGTAACTTGAAAAAACAAACGACAGTTAGTACCAATAACTTAAAACTCTGAACAGCATTATAAAGTAGTTTATAACCTAATATACACATATCCTACTGTTAGGCACTGCTAATCACCCATCTCTTGCCAAAACAAGAAATATTATTTGGTAGCCCCGGGTGAACTACGATTTTCTCGTAATTCAATATTTGGAATTCGCACCTCAAACATGATTTTTCACTCGTACTAGTAGTGGGTTGCCCACGTTCGTGGTATCGATTTGATGGACTACCGCGTTATCGTCGAATTGCCTGCAACAATGTGTCAAAAATTACGTTTTCTTGCACGTCCAAATTAAAGTTCCTGATACCACCCCACCAGGCAACTGTATTTACGGTTGTCGCCTTATTATTTTATTCTTCATGTGGATGCGCGAGGTAATTTATTAGTGGCCGATCAATTCGTATCGTGGTTATATTTTGCGATCGGAGCCAAGGGTGAAATCTTATATAAAAGTAACCGAAGCCTTTACTCTACGAATTTAGGCTTTTACTAACACCAAACATAATGTTGTCATTGAAATTCCTTTCAAGACTATTGACGCTTCCATTCGTCATCGTCAAAACTACAATTGAGTACTACACCGTGGGGACTATCTATtccaaaacaaacaaagagttcaatACCTTATACAAAAATGTTCACCTCTCAGTTGAAAACCACTTGGCGAACAAGTTCTATCTTTCGGACATTCCAATTGTGGTATACCAGCCAATGGCTCTGATTATTAAAAAGTTTTCCTCAAATCCCATGATTACAGCTGGGCATTTGAAGCACTACGGCGAGAGATTTAATGATCACAGCTTttggatccacaaaaataACGATTCAAAGCATGTACTTGTTTATTATCATGGTGGTGGTTATGCCTTAAGCTGTTTTGATGCCCAAATAGCTGGGTTCATCGCCATTTTCTATGCCTTACCGGCGGAAGTCCGTGATAGTTTATCCCTTTTAATTGTGGACTATAGTTTAACTTTCCAACCCAACAGCAAATTTCCCAGACAAATATTTGAAGCATTGGAAATTCATGCCAAACTTTTGCAAGAAAAGTTCACGGATATTCACTTGATTGGAGACTCGGCAGGAGGAAACTTAGCATTGGCCATTTTGAGATTCTTGAACTATCCAGAAGAAACCGGCTATTTTGACCAATTTAAAGAATATGACTTCAAACAGTTTGAGGGACTAAAAATTCAACCCAAATCTTGTATTCTCGTTAGTCCGTGGGTTCAACCTTTGCATATTACTTCAAATAGAAAGAACATTAATAATGTGGGTGACTTAGGTGCTAGAAACACCGTTATGGGAGAATGGTATATTGGTGATACTCCTAACGATGAGAAATTGGCCAATTGGGTATCGTTTTCAAAGATTGATGCTACCAGGTTTGATAAAATACAACAATTAAAGGACAATAAGAGTATTGTTATATACGGAGGAAGAGAAGTTTTAACAGATGGTATTGaagatttccttgaaaCTATTAACAGTTTCGGAGATGTAAAACATtatattgaagaaggaggCATCCACGTCGGGTTATTCTACGTGGAAAGTTTAGATTTCTTGGGTTCAGGAGGTGCCAAGGCAGTAAATGGCGAATTTGAAGGGAAATTCTCTTACAATATTGTGTCGGACTTCCTTACTCCACTTATCACGCACAGTTAGGTTTTGCAATGTTTAAATTAAAACACTAATGACATTTGATCTCACTTAGTATTTATAGTTGCGTTAAACTAAACCCTTTCGTAGATGGCTAAATCTACAAACATCGGGACATTTGGTAAAATATCTGCAATACTGAAGCATTATCCATAAGTGATTTCTCTGCTGTTCCCAGACACATGACTGGCTCTGTTTGATCGACAGTCTCATTGAAAGAACTTTCATACCTTTCAACCATAGTATAAGTGCTGCGAGAAATAGAACTGAAAAACATGCTGTCCAGATCTTTGAGAAAGCCTTGTATAAAAGCTGCTTGACGGGATACTTCTGGCTTGTAAGAAGAGAAATCGTAATCCATCTCAAAAATGTCAGAGAATCCAACATACAATAAGTGAACATATTTCATCTGATTATTCCAAAATCCATTACCGTTATAGAAAGCCCCTAGTTTATAGGTGGTAGCATCAGCTAGATCCTTGATCTTTGAAATCCATTCATCTGAATTAGAAGAATCATATTTATAAAGTTCACTGAGTACACTCAATGCACAACCGACAGTGTAGGTGAGTTTTCCCTTGTTGATATCTGAATACTGAGACTTACTCAACCCATCATAGAATAGCTTATCAGAAGGATCCTGGAAATAAGTGTATGCAAACGACAAGCAGGTCTTAGTAAACGTTAAAAGGGTTTTGTCCTTGGTGATCCCATATAACCTAATGGCTGCAAGAGCGGCCTcaatggtggaaatggaTGCAATATAATCATCTTTGTAGTGCCAGATTACTCCTCCATTCTTATCAACTTGGGTCATAAGAAACAGGACGATATCTTTGGCAGTCTGAAGGTATTCACTATTCCCTGTAACCTTGTACCCTTCAATAAAAGCCCATGCAACTTGAgcattatcatcattgtAAATGTCTGTGTCTCCAGCCGTACTGGCAGAGAAGACTTTCAAAGCTTTATTCTGATATTTGTAAAGATTTGAGAGGACTGAATCTACCTGGGTATTATCCAGTTGTATAACTCCTTTAGCAGTAACTGCTACGTCCCATACcattggctgcgaaaaagTACTGCCACAAATTTGATCTTGAGAATTGAAACTTTGTTGATCagaattccaaaatcttgatagaattttggaagacaaaGAAGATTCCTGAGGTGAATATGCCACAGAAGGGACTTCTAGTTTGGAAACATTACTCTGGTTTGGAAATTCTGTTGAAGTAGATGATAAAGCATCAGtagtttttgaagatgaggaagCTGAAGGAACTGAAGATATCAATCCTGCTGGTGGAACTGATacagttgttgaagcagATGAGGACAATATAGAATgtggcattgttgatggtgttaGCGAGGATAATGAAGGCAGTGGTGCTAATGAAGATTCCACAGTTAACCAGGAAGTCGAATAGATCGTCGAGCTTTCCGTTGCCGAAGATACCATAGTCGACAAGCTAGGTTCTcctgatgatgaagacatTAATAGTCCCGACATAGTACATGAACACTGATTGGACTCCAGAGAAATAGTCACTAATGTTAAAGACAGTGAAGAAGGGAAGGAAGCATCGGGAGTTGTACTAGCCAAATTATTTCTGGTGCTTCGTTTCAGTGAGCTTTCCATACTGGTAGTCAATTCTATTACAATTGATTCCTTAGGGAGAACCTCTTGAAAGTCAATAAAAGAAGATTTAATAAATTTGTTATGTTCCTCAGGGGAAACTGTTGCAATTCCTTGTTCTATGGTAGAAGTTctcaatgaacttgaccTCCCGTGCATTGCCTCACAAGAAATTACTGTCACAGTAATTATATTTTTGACCGTTACAGTGGACATTTCAACTGGTAAGCTACAAATTGAACTTAAAAGCAATAATAAAGGAAGAGTTTGGGACCAAAACATATTCCAAGAACATTATTCCCACAAAACAAGGAATCATTTGGCCTTTAAATGGCTGCAATAATTGTGGTAAAAAACCTCAAATATGAAACCGCGAAAAAACGTATCTACATTTTGCATTATCTGAAACACATGAAACCATATTTGAAACATCCAGTGGTTAAAAGCACCGTCAAATACTCTGCATTGCCGAAAGTCCACTCCCCAAAGTTGTATCTAGACAATACATATGCCGAATCAATTCAAGAAAACCCTCTAGCGTTGGGATTGTTGAGAACACACAAAGAGTCCAGTTCATTCAGATTTCCAAATGGTTCTCTCATACGATTGTCAGTGCAGAATGAAGATAAACGACACAATCTAGTCCCTTTCTTGGATGAACTTGACCCTAGAAAAATCACCGCCCAAACCTATATCTTGAATAATAAGCGTTTTCTTCAGATCGTGGATCAAAAACAATCCTGGATGAGATATTTGTCAACAAAGTTCAGAAACAAGACACCCACTCACGTTGCACGAAAAGTTCGCCCTATGCCTGAATTTCCTAATGCTTACAAAAAAATTCTAGAGAAACGTGTACTTGAAGGTCTAAAAAAAGTAAAGGCATCTGAAAGCCAATTTGGCATTAAACTAAATTCCTCAGGACACCTCATCGAGGTGCATGGTCAAAAGCTCCATGTAAATATCCCAAATATTGACCAAGATTTATTCATTTCATTCCTGGGAAATCAATCCCTTTGTCTTGATATCGTCCGGTTGGcaaattttcatttttaAGTCTGTTTTTTGACAGTCAAGAGACCTATTAAATCTTATCAACCACCCTTGATACCTCATAAAACACCTGTGCTAATGAGGAGTATTtcaaaagactttgatACTCATTAGTGGGGCAGGAAGAGTTTCTCACCACACTGGTGTATTCATCGTAAAGGTTTCTTGACTCACGAGTGACTAATCGCTTAAAAGCTTGGTAGGCATCATATTCataacttgaagttgggaCAGTCATGGCAACTAAATCAGCAATCCCAACAAACAACAAATGGGATCTTTCAATAATGTCATTTATATGaccattggtgaagaactGGTTATTTAAAGCACCACCCGCAATGAACTGAACTCCAAACTGAACCCCAATGGCCTTCCAGTCTCTATCAGAATCACCATAATAGGCCAAATAAGCACAAGAAGATATCATGGTTCCAATTGTGTACGTGAGTTTCCCTTCATTGATACTACCATCTTGATTCATACCATCCCAAATAAAATCGGTGCTATTCTCAAGTAGATTATCTATTACCCAATTCACATTAGCTTTGGCAATGTCTAAATATTTTGAGTCCTTTTTGGAAGAATACAATTTCAATGCTGCCactgcttcttccaaagtaGAAATCAGGGCAATGTATGTACCAGATATCAGCCATAAAATTCCTCCACCTCGTGTTGTATAACCATCAATGAAGTCGGTGATATTTTGATTCTCATTTTGGTATTTGGAATATTTGGTATTTTCATATGCTTGGGCATAGATCCACGCTATTTGGGCATTGTCATCAGTATATATTTCACCATTCCTTGACATGCTGGCTGAATACCCACCAGAAGCATTGCGGTAATTGTTCAACGCTGATATTGCCTTATCCAAATACTCGGGTTTCTTTGTGTTTGTCATGACTTTTCCAGCAACTGCTACTTGCCACACCACCGGCATGGAAGTTGAGTGGCAATAGTCTGACCAGTTGTTCGATTCATTTGCATAAAAGAGATTGACCAAATTGGTGCTCATCTCTTTTGCAAGATCGGAC
The window above is part of the Yamadazyma tenuis chromosome 4, complete sequence genome. Proteins encoded here:
- a CDS encoding uncharacterized protein (CAZy:GH76; COG:G; EggNog:ENOG503PV90), which codes for MRFFWLSLASFTCIAAVVIPSPLAVVGRRDLGEYSTSIQAIATESPQYDPSDLAKEMSTNLVNLFYANESNNWSDYCHSTSMPVVWQVAVAGKVMTNTKKPEYLDKAISALNNYRNASGGYSASMSRNGEIYTDDNAQIAWIYAQAYENTKYSKYQNENQNITDFIDGYTTRGGGILWSISGTYIASISTLEEAVAALKLYSSKKDSKYLDIAKANVNWVIDNLLENSTDFIWDGMNQDGSINEGKLTYTIGTMISSCAYLAYYGDSDRDWKAIGVQFGVQFIAGGALNNQFFTNGHINDIIERSHLLFVGIADLVAMTVPTSSYEYDAYQAFKRLVTRESRNLYDEYTSVVRNSSCPTNEYQSLLKYSSLAQVFYENFQTRNKALKVFSASTAGDTDIYNDDNAQVAWAFIEGYKVTGNSEYLQTAKDIVSFLMTQVDKNGGVIWHYKDDYIASISTIEAALAAIRLYGITKDKTLLTFTKTCLSFAYTYFQDPSDKLFYDGLSKSQYSDINKGKLTYTVGCALSVLSELYKYDSSNSDEWISKIKDLADATTYKLGAFYNGNGFWNNQMKYVHLLYVGFSDIFEMDYDFSSYKPEVSRQAAFIQGFLKDSDSMFFSSISRSTYTMVERYESSFNETVDQTEPVMCSGTAEKSLMDNASVLQIFYQMSRCL
- a CDS encoding uncharacterized protein (COG:I; EggNog:ENOG503Q12X; MEROPS:MER0034961); amino-acid sequence: MLSLKFLSRLLTLPFVIVKTTIEYYTVGTIYSKTNKEFNTLYKNVHLSVENHLANKFYLSDIPIVVYQPMASIIKKFSSNPMITAGHLKHYGERFNDHSFWIHKNNDSKHVLVYYHGGGYALSCFDAQIAGFIAIFYALPAEVRDSLSLLIVDYSLTFQPNSKFPRQIFEALEIHAKLLQEKFTDIHLIGDSAGGNLALAILRFLNYPEETGYFDQFKEYDFKQFEGLKIQPKSCILVSPWVQPLHITSNRKNINNVGDLGARNTVMGEWYIGDTPNDEKLANWVSFSKIDATRFDKIQQLKDNKSIVIYGGREVLTDGIEDFLETINSFGDVKHYIEEGGIHVGLFYVESLDFLGSGGAKAVNGEFEGKFSYNIVSDFLTPLITHS